In Nostoc sp. GT001, a genomic segment contains:
- a CDS encoding alpha-D-glucose phosphate-specific phosphoglucomutase — translation MNIHKVSTTPFSDQKPGTSGLRKAVKVFQQPHYLENFIQSIFDSVGDLQGQTIVLGGDGRYYNRQAIQIILKMAAANGIGRIKVGQRGILSTPATSAIIRKYEAIGGIILSASHNPGGPNGDFGVKYNINNGGPAPEKVTEAMYNRSKVIDSYQILEASDVDLETLGESHLGETVVEVIDSVHDYQELMESLFDFEQIHQLLTKGNFRFSIDALHAVAGPYAHAIFEQRLGAPVGTVQNGTPLEDFGGGHPDPNLVYAHDLVDILYGENAPDFGAAFDGDGDRNMILGRKFFVTPSDSLAVLAANAKLVPGYSAGLAGVARSMPTSQAVDRVAAQIGIESYETPTGWKFFGNLLDAGKATLCGEESFGTGSNHIREKDGLWAVLFWLNILAVRQQSVEQIVREHWQTYGRNYYSRHDYEEIETGPANTLIERLRSLLPNLKGKQFGNYQVEYSDDFSYTDPVDGSISHQQGVRIGFTDGSRIVVRLSGTGTQGATLRVYLESYEPDPAKHDLEPQQALASLITIAQEIVQIRELTGREQPTVIT, via the coding sequence ATGAACATCCATAAAGTCTCTACTACTCCCTTCAGCGACCAAAAGCCTGGTACTTCTGGGCTGCGGAAAGCAGTTAAGGTTTTTCAGCAGCCCCACTACCTGGAAAATTTTATCCAATCCATCTTCGATTCTGTAGGGGACTTGCAGGGACAAACCATAGTCCTGGGTGGTGATGGTCGTTATTACAATCGCCAAGCCATTCAAATCATTTTGAAAATGGCTGCGGCCAATGGAATTGGGCGGATTAAAGTTGGCCAACGGGGGATTTTGTCTACTCCTGCAACTTCCGCGATTATTCGCAAGTACGAGGCTATTGGTGGCATCATCTTGTCTGCTAGCCATAATCCGGGCGGGCCAAATGGTGACTTTGGCGTGAAATATAACATTAACAACGGTGGCCCAGCCCCGGAAAAGGTGACAGAGGCTATGTACAATCGCAGTAAAGTGATTGATAGCTACCAAATTCTGGAAGCATCAGATGTAGATTTAGAAACTTTGGGTGAGTCACATTTAGGAGAGACGGTAGTTGAGGTGATTGACTCCGTACATGATTATCAAGAGTTAATGGAGTCCCTGTTTGATTTTGAACAGATTCACCAACTGTTGACAAAAGGAAATTTTCGGTTCAGCATCGATGCCTTACATGCGGTGGCTGGCCCTTATGCCCATGCTATTTTCGAGCAACGTTTAGGCGCACCAGTGGGAACTGTGCAAAATGGTACACCCCTAGAAGACTTTGGCGGCGGCCACCCTGACCCAAATCTGGTTTATGCCCATGATTTAGTAGATATTTTGTACGGAGAGAATGCGCCCGACTTTGGGGCAGCTTTTGATGGAGATGGCGATCGCAATATGATCTTAGGGCGTAAATTCTTTGTCACCCCTAGCGATAGCCTCGCAGTGTTAGCCGCAAACGCCAAGCTAGTCCCTGGTTATAGTGCAGGTTTAGCCGGGGTAGCGCGATCGATGCCTACTAGCCAAGCAGTAGATCGAGTTGCTGCTCAGATTGGGATTGAATCTTATGAAACACCCACAGGCTGGAAGTTTTTCGGCAATCTCTTAGACGCGGGGAAAGCAACTCTGTGCGGTGAAGAAAGTTTTGGTACCGGCTCTAATCATATCCGTGAAAAAGATGGGCTATGGGCTGTCCTGTTTTGGCTGAATATCCTAGCAGTCCGGCAACAATCTGTTGAGCAGATTGTCCGGGAACACTGGCAAACCTATGGACGCAATTATTACTCACGCCATGACTATGAAGAGATAGAGACAGGTCCAGCCAACACTTTAATAGAAAGACTGCGTTCCTTATTGCCAAATCTTAAAGGCAAGCAATTCGGTAACTATCAAGTTGAATACAGTGATGACTTTAGTTATACCGACCCTGTTGATGGTAGCATTAGCCATCAACAGGGTGTTCGCATTGGCTTTACCGATGGCTCCCGCATTGTCGTGCGACTTTCTGGCACGGGCACTCAAGGTGCAACCCTAAGAGTTTATCTAGAAAGCTACGAGCCAGATCCCGCCAAACATGACCTTGAGCCACAGCAAGCACTTGCTTCTTTAATCACTATTGCTCAAGAGATAGTCCAGATTCGCGAACTGACAGGACGGGAACAGCCAACTGTAATCACCTAG